The DNA sequence GGCGAAAATGACGAATTGCCGGCTTATAGGCACCCACGTCCTCGGCGGTCACCACGGCGTCAAACTCAATTCCAAGGCCGGCCTGCGTTCGAGCGAACGACCTGCGATCCACATTCGACAGAATCATCAACCGAAATCGTCGCTTCAGGACTCGGAGTGCCTCCACCGTGTCATCAAACGGCGGCCAATCGCCGACGCCGCACGCCAGCCTGTTCGCACCGGACGGATCAGCGTCGATCCCCAGAATTGCCGCTGCCCGTCGATAGGCAAAGCGCAGCACATCCGGATAGATCGCGGTCGGCATTTCCGCCTCCGCCGCCGATTCGCCCTCGGCAAATGCGCCCAGTATCTCCTCGTCGCCGACGCTCGATCCTGAAGGCGCAAACAGCGGCCGCAGAACGCCGAGCAGGCCGCTCTCCCAATCAATCAGCGTGCCGTAGCAATCAAACGTCATCACACGAAATGAGCTGAGTTCGCCTACCATGATTCCCCGATGATCGCTCCGATCCGCAGCAACAGCTGCTGCTCTTCCACCGAAAATTCGTGCGGCCGGGGCATCGCCACGCCGATCGTCCCTCGAAGCGCTTCGCCGACGAGAATAGGCGCCGCAATCGATCCCTGCATCTCCGTCAGTTTCGCGCCCGGTTTGGCCTTGCCAGAGTCATCCGTCTGAAGATTGCAGACCTGCACGGCTTCTCGGCGCTCGGCCGCCAGACCGGCCATTCCTTTGCCGATCGGTATCACACGAACACGGTCCATAATCGCATCCGGTACCCCGCGATGACAGACCAACTCAAGCATCTGCGTGGTCGAATTCAGGCGATGAATCGTCCCCACCACGCATTGAAAATATCGCAGCGACTTGGCGAGCACCTCGTCCAGCGCACACGCATCGGCGACAGTGCCGGCCAATCTCGACCGAACAAACTCGATCAATTCCGCGTCGCCGGTTAACGACATCAGGCCGGTCCCTCCGCGGCGACGTCGGCCGATGGTGAAGCGCCCACCGTGGCGATCGGAGTGCCGCACTCAGGGCACACCGCCGAATCGATCTTGTAAAGCGGATATCCGCACGACCGGCAGGTGTCCTCTTCAATCTCAACGGTGATTTTCAATCCACATGCGCAACATCGGGCACCACCCGCCGCGAGCGTCTGTGCGGTCGAGCAGCGAGGACACGTAAGCTGCAGCTCGAGCTTTGCGGTATGCACTCTCTCTGCCAACGGAATCGCTGAAACCCGATGAAGAATCGGCACCGCCACACATCCGCACACCGTCAGAATGCACAAGATCGCGAGAATCCGGCCGATCTCATCCGAGTGAATCTCTCCGAAGATGGAAATCAGGAGAATCGCGTCGAGCATCAGGCCTATGCCGATGGTCGCCGCGCGAGCCCAAGCATACCCCGGTTTCAGCCTCGCCAGCGAATGCAGGCCGACGATCGGAAGCGTGACGCCGACGATCCACGCCAGCGCCAGATATTTCGGGTACCACTCCTCAAATTCAGCATCATATGTAGGGCGGCCCAGAATGCTGCTGCGCCAGATGTAATACGACGTCATCAGGAACGGAATCGGCACAAACGCGATTCCGGCTGGGCCGATCGGATGCCACAATCGCCGGGCCGAAGGCACCGCGGAAAATAGCGCGAGCAAGGCCGTCCCTGCGAATGTCGCAGTCGTTCCGAGGATCTGTCCCTCGATCCGGCCCATGTTGCCCGTCGCAATGATGTAAATGCCGATCAGGGCGCAGACGCAAATGGATCCGATGAAACACAGGAGAAATCGCCGAATGGACAGGTTGCTGACGGCCATCGTGACGATCGTAAATCAGAT is a window from the Phycisphaerae bacterium genome containing:
- a CDS encoding HAD family hydrolase, whose product is MVGELSSFRVMTFDCYGTLIDWESGLLGVLRPLFAPSGSSVGDEEILGAFAEGESAAEAEMPTAIYPDVLRFAYRRAAAILGIDADPSGANRLACGVGDWPPFDDTVEALRVLKRRFRLMILSNVDRRSFARTQAGLGIEFDAVVTAEDVGAYKPAIRHFRRAEEIIESWGLKRPQWLHVAQSLYHDHVPAKALGLSTAWIDRRRGRSGWGATKQPSEAVTPDWTFASMRELAKAATKLAED
- a CDS encoding GAF domain-containing protein; translated protein: MSLTGDAELIEFVRSRLAGTVADACALDEVLAKSLRYFQCVVGTIHRLNSTTQMLELVCHRGVPDAIMDRVRVIPIGKGMAGLAAERREAVQVCNLQTDDSGKAKPGAKLTEMQGSIAAPILVGEALRGTIGVAMPRPHEFSVEEQQLLLRIGAIIGESW